A DNA window from Arachis duranensis cultivar V14167 chromosome 3, aradu.V14167.gnm2.J7QH, whole genome shotgun sequence contains the following coding sequences:
- the LOC107474596 gene encoding probable 2-isopropylmalate synthase, translated as MTTIPSMIPSPQQTKNSIDMRPIYIPNYIPNPYYVRIFDTTLRDGEQSPGAAMTPQEKLDIARQLAKLGVDVIEAGFPCSSQDEFKAVKMIAEEVGNDVGDDGYVPVIVGIARCNQKDIETAWEAVKHAMRPKISTFIATSPIHMEHKLGKSKEEVLEIACKMVKFARNLGCHDIQFVPEDATRSERDFLYQILGEVIKAGVTTVAIPDTVGITMPWEYGRLIADIKANTPGIENVVLSTHCHNDLGLAVANTLEGVRVGARQLEVTINGIGERAGNASLEEIVMALKCKRYDQFDGLYTGINTQQILKTSKMVEKYTGMYLQPHKALVGANAFVHESGIHQDGWLKHKATYEIILPESIGIRRSKGDGYVLGKLSGRAALRKRLEELGFQLKDDEINKVFFNFKALGDKKKRVTDEDLRTLVSNEVTHIEPIWKLGDLQVISGTLGFPSTTIRLINMNGSTHVACSIGQGSVDSALKAVNFIVKEPIKLVEYSVTTIKNGIDGIVTTYVVICRENSNYESTSTLSQENVHPTFSGTAAGTDVVVSSVEAYIAALNKLLGSKE; from the exons ATGACAACAATCCCTTCTATGATTCCTTCTCCACAACAAACTAAAAATTCCATTGACATGCGCCCAATATACATCCCCAATTATATCCCTAACCCTTATTATGTTCGCATTTTTGACACGACACTACGCGATGGGGAGCAGTCTCCCGGGGCTGCAATGACACCCCAGGAGAAGCTTGACATCGCACGCCAGCTCGCAAAGCTTGGCGTGGATGTCATAGAGGCAGGATTCCCTTGTTCGTCTCAAGACGAATTCAAGGCTGTCAAGATGAtagccgaagaggtcggaaaCGATGTTGGTGACGATGGATATGTTCCGGTTATTGTTGGTATTGCTAGATGTAATCAGAAGGATATTGAAACTGCATGGGAGGCTGTTAAACATGCCATGAGACCAAAGATTAGCACGTTTATTGCTACAAGCCCAATTCATATGGAGCATAAGTTGGGTAAGAGCAAGGAAGAGGTTCTTGAGATTGCATGCAAGATGGTGAAGTTTGCTAGAAATTTGGGTTGCCATGACATACAATTTGTTCCTGAAGATGCTACCAG atCAGAGAGAGATTTTCTTTATCAAATTCTTGGAGAAGTTATCAAGGCTGGGGTTACAACTGTGGCCATACCTGACACTGTTGGCATAACAATGCCATGGGAGTATGGAAGATTAATTGCTGATATAAAAGCCAATACCCCTGGAATTGAAAATGTTGTTCTTTCAACACATTGTCACAATGATCTTGGACTTGCTGTTGCTAACACCTTAGAG GGTGTACGTGTTGGTGCAAGACAATTAGAAGTTACAATTAATGGAATTGGAGAAAGGGCAGGTAACGCATCATTAGAAGAG attgtgatggccttaaaatgtAAGAGATATGATCAATTTGATGGATTATACACAGGAATCAACACACAACAAATATTAAAGACAAGCAAGATG gtCGAAAAGTACACTGGTATGTATTTACAACCGCACAAGGCTCTTGTTGGTGCTAATGCATTTGTTCATGAAAGTGGCATTCATCAG GATGGATGGTTAAAACATAAAGCTACATATGAAATAATACTTCCAGAGAGTATTGGGATTAGAAGATCTAAAGGTGATGGTTATGTATTAGGAAAGCTTAG TGGAAGAGCTGCCTTAAGAAAGCGTCTTGAAGAG CTTGGTTTTCAACTTAAAGATGATGAAATTAACAAGgtgtttttcaatttcaaagcCCTAGGTGATAAGAAAAAG AGAGTTACTGATGAAGACCTTAGAACATTAGTATCAAATGAAGTTACCCATATAGAACCTATTTGGAAACTTGGTGACTTACAG GTAATTTCTGGAACATTAGGTTTTCCATCAACAACAATCAGACTCATTAATATGAATGGAAGCACACATGTTGCATGTTCTATTGGTCAAGGATCAGTGGATTCGGCATTAAAAGCAGTTAATTTTATTGTGAag GAACCCATAAAACTTGTTGAATATTCAGTCACTACAATAAAAAATGGGATTGATggtattgtcaccacatatGTTGTCATTTGTAGAGAAAACAGCAATTATGAATCTACTTCTACCTTATCACAAGAAAATGTTCATCCAACTTTTag tGGTACTGCAGCAGGAACAGATGTAGTTGTTTCAAGTGTTGAGGCTTACATTGCTGCATTAAATAAGTTGTTGGGTTCTAAAGAATAA